In Pararge aegeria chromosome 27, ilParAegt1.1, whole genome shotgun sequence, one genomic interval encodes:
- the LOC120635545 gene encoding uncharacterized protein LOC120635545, whose translation MEVAPPMPPDPGEHVEIPQTTPTFFGRKRPLEEKIHASFKKSVILHLQITLFNPSASSSTPPSAGKKRKKKNKRRKKGGQESGPHQGKSQSTEWTKVGPKTRPEVKSRASKLRTPRSSAVVLTLQPGAEQRGATYAKVIAAAKANINAADIGAQGVRLRKAATGGRLFEFPGASSAEKADSLATKLREVLGDEVVRISRPSKSVDLRITGLDDSVTSAEVIAAVATVGGCPVEQVRAGEVVCGYDGLGAVLVHCPVAAAKKVVAGGRLLVGWVSAQVKLLDARPLMCYRS comes from the exons ATGGAGGTAGCTCCTCCCATGCCCCCTGATCCAGGGGAGCATGTAGAAATCCCACAGACTACGCCGACTTTCTTTGGTCGCAAGCGACCACTAGAAGAGAAAATCCACGCCTCATTTAAAAAATCAGTGATCCTGCATCTGCAAATAACTTTATTCA ACCCTTCTGCTTCCTCTTCTACCCCCCCTTCCGCGGGAAagaagagaaagaagaagaataaacggAGAAAGAAAGGGGGTCAGGAGTCCGGTCCACACCAGGGAAAGAGCCAGTCAACGGAATGGACGAAGGTGGGTCCTAAGACACGGCCTGAAGTGAAAAGTCGCGCCAGCAAACTCCGCACACCTCGGTCATCAGCAGTAGTATTGACGCTGCAACCGGGGGCGGAACAAAGAGGCGCGACTTATGCAAAAGTCATTGCCGCTGCGAAAGCGAATATAAACGCAGCAGACATTGGTGCTCAAGGAGTCAGACTTCGTAAGGCGGCGACAGGAGGCCGCCTGTTCGAATTCCCTGGGGCCTCCAGTGCTGAGAAGGCGGACTCCTTGGCTACAAAGCTCAGAGAGGTCTTGGGTGACGAGGTCGTTCGGATATCTAGGCCTTCGAAGTCTGTTGACCTGCGGATCACAGGCCTGGACGACTCCGTCACCAGCGCCGAGGTTATCGCTGCGGTGGCAACGGTAGGAGGATGTCCCGTCGAGCAAGTGCGGGCTGGCGAAGTTGTTTGTGGCTACGACgggctaggggcagtgttagtgcACTGTCCCGTTGCAGCTGCCAAGAAGGTGGTAGCAGGAGGAAGGCTCCTCGTGGGATGGGTGTCTGCGCAAGTGAAGTTGCTGGACGCCCGGCCCTTGATGTGCTATCG GTCATAA